From Erigeron canadensis isolate Cc75 chromosome 5, C_canadensis_v1, whole genome shotgun sequence:
GTTTAGGTCTAtccaaattataaattttaagctTTGAACATAGCATAGTGCCGTTTGTCTCTAaactctttttgtttttgtaaaagTGATGGTCTGTTTGCCGTGAAAACCCAATAATAGGGATTGGAGAGAATATCTATGAGTGACAGTGATTAACTTCCAACTATCTTACCTGTTTCTTGTTACAAACTATCCATGTTTTGCAGTAATGCAAAATAAATACTAGGCGTCGCAAGAGTTGAGCAAACAAATAATGGTAATGTAAATGTAAAGAAATCATAACTTATCTAAAACTACTAATGGCCACATgagttattttttctttttggcatTTTTGCTCCCTTTGCAACTAAAAGCCAACTGTGGTAGTTCTGGAAAGTCAATCTTTACACAAACGATATCAAGTGAAATACTTGAGAAAAAACTGATTGGTTGAATGTATTTACAGATCTTCTATCTACGTTTCGTAATCTGAATCGAGATTGGAATTTTGTTGAGCATACAAGTCAACTAGGCTGGAAGGAGTAAGCCCCCTCACTTGCAGAGCTAGGGGTGGCAATTTCAACTTCTTTATGTCAAAACGGGGTGACCTGGGCTTTAGTTTCATGCTCACGGGTGAacttgtaaacaattttaaccaTAAAGGGAAGGGCCAGATGGATTTCAGTGGGTTAAAAGTTGCCCGTGACACAATCAACTGCTTTAACATTCTTTTAATTATTGGGTCTTTTGTTTGTGATTAGTTATTCATATTCTGTATATAATGGTTCACTCATTCTTAAAAACTACTAAAGAAAACAGAATTAAATGTTGACATGTCATGTATCTGTCCCGTCATAGTTTTACCCGTTTTGACCGTTGCCAACTTTCCCGCCCCATCCATTTTGCAGCATATTAAACACATACAGTAGAGCAACTAAAAATTTACTTGCATACAGGGATCAGAGAGCAATGCCATTGATGATTGACCCTGGACTATATGAGAATAAGAAGTCTGACATCTTTTGGGTACAACCCAACAGGCCTTTGCCAACAGCATTTAAATTATTTACTGGTAAGTTCTGCCTGAATCTTTGCATGCATTGTAATGGTAGTAATTTAACATGATTTTTGTTTACAAAATTGCATTTCTATAACCATCAGCCaatatttttagtaaaatgGTGATGTGTGTATCTGATAAGTTAATGATGGATAGATCCTTAAGGAGTAATTTGCTTTCAGATCATTTTAGCCTTTTTGCTGGATCAAACCCAACATACTTGGTAAAATGCGTAACGAACACTACTTATTGTAAGATTTAGTGGTGTCTAACAAATTTCTGAAGATTTAAATGCATACCGTGGTATGTGTAATTTATCTCTAATATATGTGGACACGAGTCACACGACCGTCACATATGAAAACAAATGTTGTGATTATGGTAATGCATACTTAAGTGAAAAACTTGGGCATGCCTGCTGTGTGTGTTACTATTTTCTACGAGATGCCtttatattgaattattatgGTTATCTAAGAGTTTTTCGTActctttataaataatttttggcACAAATTTTAAAGAGAATGTTGCCTTTTGCAGGATCAGCTTGGATGGTTCTATCACGCTCATTCGTAGAGTATTGCATATGGGGCTGGGATAATCTTCCAAGAACTCTACTCATGTATTATACAAATTTTGTTTCCTCACCCGAAGGTTATTTTCAAACCGTTATATGCAACGTTCCAGAATTCGTTCCTACTGTAGTTAACCATGATATGCACTTTATTTCATGGGACAACCCTCCAAAACAGCATCCCCATGTCCTCAATATAAATGACACTGCGAAAATGATTAAAAGTGGGGCTGCATTTGCTCGTAAATTTAACCAGGATACTTCTGTTTTGGATAGAATTGACAAAGAATTACTACATCGACCCAATGGGAGCTTCACCCCAGGTGGATGGTGCAAAGCTAGCACGTCTTGTACTAAGGTCGGGAAACCTACACGGGTTAAACCTGGCCCGGGAGCTAAAAGGCTTCGAAAACTTATAAACAAGTTAATTAAATCAGCTAAAGATGGAAATCAGTGTCGATAGGTTATATTCTTTATTTTTGAGATAGTTAATGTGGAACAAACTCGATGTAGTTTTGATGATATGTTATAGCATTTTTGCTTGTGGAGtacttcaatatatatatatatatacatattcgaTCTGCAATCCCAATTTTTTCTTGTTGGGACTGTATTTTTGTTAGTTTATGCTGCGCACGAGTAGCAGTTACACCATGAGTTTGCTCATCATCCATTGCTGGCGTAATGAAATTTATTTGTTTAGACCAAGCTTAAGgttgttttttgtttggtgaattttagatttttatcgATCTTCTATACTTTGTATTTTTCTTGGAGTTGATGTATCAATGTATGATTTGAGAACTGAAAGTGTTCATTTGGTATCGAAATGATCATTATGACATTCTGtcatattaagatatatatcTAAGGAAAcagattacgtttgaactttgGTTATGTAGTAAGAACATCTGTCCACAATAGGAacttaaaacaattaaaacaatcTCTATAAACCCATTAACAAATGTTTCATCAAAATGGCTAAGAGATTCAAAGTTGTAGAACTCTGATACTAGACAATTCATAGGTCTCAATTCGGTGTACAGTATTTCCAATATCTAGTATACTCGGTATTCTGACCTATTTATTCATTCATGTATGGACTGAACTATTTCTGTTATACTTGCATAGttgcatatatttatatttctaacagaTTATTCAGAGAAGGATACATACTCTTGTGTTTCCTACTTTCCTCCATTGTACTTTTTTCATTAAAAGAAGTTCAAAGCAACATGTTTGAAGCTGTATTTGGAATTATCCGTTTTGACCCATTGCCTGACTCCCCCATTTCCACGATGATACTTATTGCtaatattttctatatatttgcACAAACTTAACCATCATCTTAATTCAAGAGGAAACGAACTAGTATCTTGCATTAATGTTGACTCGGATCTAACAAGTCAGAACACAAGTTTTATTTGTTAGCAAATCAATGTGAACGCTAAAAAATTACATGATATACATGAAGATGATCTACTTTCAAGGTTTTGTTTCTCAACCAAGTTTTTTCATGCGAGTGACAATCTTTATAATCACCATCCcctaaaattgaaaaacatttGTCACAAATTTCTGTCTCTATAAACAATACTACACTTATGTTTATGTGTACCTTCTAAACCATCTCCAAGAGCTTGGCATCTCCCATGGAATTTGCAGCAACCAAAGTGGAAGTTTGATTACGCCAACAGACAGACGACACAAATTGTTCACCGTCATCAACTTCATCTCCAGATATCGGATCTATGGTGTTGAATTTGTATGACAAAGCAGGCATAGGGAAAGCTTTGTGGTAGATAAAAACCTGCAAACATGTTTAGAAGCACATCAACTTTTAATCTATCTTAGAATTTAAGAATAACAAGCACAACATGTAATTTATTTAGTACCTCGTTTGTTTCTGAACCAGTAGCGATGTATCCGTCAGATACAGATAAACCAACAAAATTCTGAAGAAAACAATAGATAACAACATTTTAGAAGCTAGTCACTTGCTATTATAACTAGTAACatctataaaaatgtaataAGGAAACTACTTATTCTTCTCCTTTTATGGGAAAACGATTATTGAGGCCGTACTGCCACAACATTATTAACGTTTCGTTTGGTTAACCTCTCACGTGATTGTCGGTTGGGGTTGCTGGTTTTGTCCAACAGTTTCACAATCAAGTCATAAAACTTGCAGGTTTAGTCCAAAAGTTTCGATTTCTATCTTTCAAAATAGCCTTAATTTCACCATCAAGTTTAAAAATCCTTGAAGTGCATATTATCCATGTTGTTCCTTTCTCCCATCATTTAGGTTGCATTTGTGGTAAATGAAGGCGATTTCATAGTTAGATGGTCTGCTTTGATGTTTTGACCGAGATTCT
This genomic window contains:
- the LOC122600577 gene encoding beta-glucuronosyltransferase GlcAT14A-like, coding for MIKLKEIKLFNSEKRWAFPLAITSIVCLFLLATCFNMGLLPPLYKINSFFPLFNTHVSSNQTIPHFAEEKLKSPNLQSRRSLPRFAYLISGSKGDLNKLWRTLRALYHPWNYYVLHLDLESEPDERMELAARVEKDPMFSQVGNVYIIRKANMVTYRGPTMVSNTLHACAILLKRNKDWDWFINLSASDYPLVTQDDLLSTFRNLNRDWNFVEHTSQLGWKEDQRAMPLMIDPGLYENKKSDIFWVQPNRPLPTAFKLFTGSAWMVLSRSFVEYCIWGWDNLPRTLLMYYTNFVSSPEGYFQTVICNVPEFVPTVVNHDMHFISWDNPPKQHPHVLNINDTAKMIKSGAAFARKFNQDTSVLDRIDKELLHRPNGSFTPGGWCKASTSCTKVGKPTRVKPGPGAKRLRKLINKLIKSAKDGNQCR